In the genome of Massilibacillus massiliensis, one region contains:
- a CDS encoding MFS transporter: protein MLEKENSINEKQVIHKLQLRLIPFLFILYIISMMDRVNISFAALEMNHALNISSTAFGVIAGIFFIAYFFFEVPSNVMMHKIGCRVWIARILITWGLVTIGTGFIHTATQLGIMRVLLGIAEAGFYPGMILYMTLWFPSKYMGKTLAFFMTGMALNNIITAPLSTWIMDNVQLWGLEGWRWMFIVEGIPAVAFGIITLFYLVDRPEQAKFLTPEEKSWLIGQLELERQAKEKKTNASMWEILKNGRVWHLSIIWFGYVCAMYGLSMWMPQLIKSLGQTLSNTSVGLISTIPYFIGVIAMITVARSSDKTMERRYHIGLPIAISAIGLFALTMTQDIVWSLFWITFSTAGIYGFAGSYWTLPSSFLSEATAAVGIALINSIGNLGGFVGPYAVGYLKDLTGSINYSMYVLAGFAILAGVLTILIPKKLIKIDAIEESPNNLDTTSSVHSSYN from the coding sequence ATGCTAGAAAAAGAAAATTCCATTAACGAAAAACAGGTAATTCATAAATTACAACTACGGTTAATCCCTTTTCTCTTTATTCTCTATATCATATCCATGATGGACCGCGTCAATATCAGTTTCGCAGCCCTTGAAATGAACCATGCACTCAACATATCCTCCACAGCTTTCGGCGTCATTGCCGGGATTTTTTTTATTGCGTATTTCTTTTTTGAAGTTCCCAGTAATGTAATGATGCATAAAATAGGCTGTCGCGTCTGGATCGCACGTATTTTAATTACGTGGGGACTTGTTACGATTGGAACCGGATTTATACATACCGCAACACAGTTAGGCATTATGCGCGTCTTGCTCGGTATTGCTGAAGCCGGCTTTTATCCAGGTATGATCTTATATATGACACTTTGGTTTCCTTCCAAGTATATGGGCAAAACACTGGCCTTCTTTATGACCGGTATGGCGCTAAACAATATCATTACAGCACCACTGTCGACTTGGATTATGGATAATGTTCAACTTTGGGGACTTGAAGGCTGGCGCTGGATGTTTATTGTCGAGGGTATACCTGCAGTTGCCTTTGGGATTATAACATTATTTTATCTTGTAGACCGCCCTGAGCAGGCTAAATTTTTAACACCCGAAGAAAAATCTTGGCTAATTGGCCAGCTAGAACTGGAACGCCAAGCGAAAGAGAAAAAAACCAATGCTTCGATGTGGGAAATATTGAAAAATGGACGTGTCTGGCATTTGTCCATCATATGGTTTGGTTATGTCTGCGCAATGTATGGACTCAGCATGTGGATGCCGCAGTTAATCAAATCACTTGGGCAAACTTTATCCAATACAAGCGTGGGATTAATATCAACCATTCCTTATTTTATCGGTGTAATTGCAATGATTACTGTTGCCAGAAGTTCGGATAAAACCATGGAACGCCGTTATCACATTGGTTTGCCGATCGCGATTTCAGCAATTGGTCTCTTTGCTTTAACAATGACACAAGATATTGTATGGAGTCTATTTTGGATTACATTCAGTACTGCCGGAATTTATGGATTCGCCGGAAGCTATTGGACTTTACCAAGTTCATTTTTGTCTGAAGCCACAGCTGCCGTGGGCATTGCTTTAATCAATTCTATCGGAAATCTTGGCGGCTTTGTTGGACCTTATGCGGTTGGCTATTTAAAAGATTTAACCGGATCGATCAATTACAGCATGTATGTCTTAGCTGGATTTGCAATTCTAGCCGGTGTATTAACGATATTAATTCCTAAGAAATTGATTAAAATTGATGCAATTGAAGAATCGCCAAACAATTTAGATACTACAAGCTCCGTTCATAGTTCGTATAATTAA
- a CDS encoding transketolase: protein MHAERSIEELQGIANRIRLDVMKMVYEAKDGHPGPAFSITDIMTALYFKEMQIDPKRPRWEDRDRFILSKGHACPALYAVLAHLGYFSTDELSGLRKTGCMLQGHPDMNKTPGIDITSGSLGNGLSMAVGMAIAAKYQKKSYYTYVAMGDGELQEGLVWEAAMCASRYKLNNLIAFIDHNGWQSGGSLEEVSGILPILPKWQAFNWDCQVIDGHDFSQILQAIEKAKQSTEKPSMIIAKTIKGKGLSFMENDNSWHKRVPTDEQMSEAIKVLGGQ, encoded by the coding sequence ATGCATGCAGAAAGAAGTATAGAGGAATTGCAAGGCATCGCAAATCGAATCAGACTCGATGTGATGAAAATGGTTTATGAAGCAAAAGATGGACATCCGGGGCCCGCTTTCTCGATCACAGATATTATGACTGCATTGTATTTTAAAGAAATGCAGATTGACCCCAAGCGTCCTAGGTGGGAAGATCGGGATCGATTTATTCTATCAAAAGGTCATGCCTGTCCTGCGCTATATGCAGTATTAGCGCATTTGGGATATTTTTCAACTGATGAATTAAGCGGTTTACGAAAAACTGGTTGTATGCTGCAGGGGCATCCGGATATGAATAAAACGCCGGGAATTGATATCACATCCGGTTCTTTAGGAAATGGTTTATCTATGGCGGTGGGCATGGCAATTGCAGCCAAATATCAAAAAAAATCTTATTATACTTATGTCGCTATGGGAGATGGAGAACTGCAAGAAGGTTTGGTATGGGAAGCTGCAATGTGTGCGAGCAGATATAAATTAAATAATCTGATTGCTTTTATTGATCATAATGGCTGGCAAAGTGGCGGCAGCTTAGAAGAAGTAAGTGGAATATTACCAATTTTGCCGAAATGGCAAGCGTTTAACTGGGATTGTCAGGTGATCGATGGACATGATTTTTCGCAAATTCTGCAAGCGATTGAAAAAGCGAAACAAAGTACAGAGAAGCCATCTATGATTATTGCAAAGACGATCAAAGGCAAGGGACTGTCGTTTATGGAAAATGATAATTCCTGGCATAAAAGAGTGCCTACAGATGAGCAGATGTCAGAAGCGATCAAGGTATTGGGGGGACAATAA
- a CDS encoding transketolase family protein, whose translation MAEYKGTREAFTRAIEDLAKESEKVVFVSADSLKAMRATSFADTYPERYIEVGIAEQNAVGVSAGLASAGLMPFIGTYAGFLTMRACEQVRTFVAYPNLNVKIVGINGGIFTGEKEGVTHQFFEDLAIMRSIPNITVLVPADAHQMYHAIKAAAKIDGPVYIRGGSGREHTVYDAETPFEVGKIRVLKKYGNDVALFANGFILNRAIEAARILHEEDINVTLVDVPTLKPLDEKGIAKVLEDCKTAVTVEDHNVIGGLADAISKVSSTYYPALIERVGLQDIFPSSGGAEEILDQYGMSVQDIVCAVKKMKEKRLKHV comes from the coding sequence ATGGCTGAATATAAAGGAACCAGAGAGGCTTTCACACGGGCAATAGAAGATTTGGCAAAAGAGAGTGAAAAAGTAGTATTTGTTTCGGCGGATTCGCTTAAGGCGATGCGTGCAACTTCCTTTGCGGATACATATCCGGAGCGCTATATTGAAGTCGGAATTGCAGAACAAAATGCAGTCGGTGTATCAGCGGGATTAGCAAGTGCCGGACTTATGCCTTTTATCGGTACGTATGCAGGATTTCTTACGATGCGCGCTTGCGAACAAGTTCGTACTTTCGTTGCTTATCCGAATTTGAATGTAAAAATAGTTGGGATAAATGGCGGTATCTTTACCGGAGAAAAAGAAGGGGTAACGCATCAATTTTTTGAAGATCTTGCGATTATGCGATCTATTCCGAATATTACAGTTCTAGTTCCGGCAGATGCGCATCAAATGTATCATGCGATTAAGGCGGCAGCGAAGATTGATGGCCCAGTATATATTCGTGGCGGCAGTGGACGTGAGCATACGGTATATGATGCAGAAACGCCATTTGAAGTCGGCAAAATTCGCGTGTTAAAAAAATATGGTAATGATGTTGCTTTATTTGCTAATGGATTTATTTTAAATCGGGCGATAGAAGCTGCACGCATTTTGCATGAAGAAGATATCAATGTGACTTTAGTTGATGTACCAACCTTAAAACCTTTAGATGAAAAGGGGATTGCCAAAGTTTTAGAAGATTGTAAAACAGCTGTTACCGTAGAGGATCATAATGTGATTGGCGGTTTGGCTGATGCGATCTCAAAAGTCAGCAGTACATATTATCCTGCATTGATTGAAAGAGTGGGGCTGCAGGATATCTTCCCTAGCAGTGGCGGTGCCGAAGAAATTTTAGATCAATATGGTATGTCTGTACAAGATATCGTTTGTGCTGTTAAAAAAATGAAGGAAAAGAGGCTAAAACATGTGTGA
- a CDS encoding phosphogluconate dehydrogenase C-terminal domain-containing protein, with translation MCEKIVVSVIGAGGKMGTRVSNNLAKHATEITMHLCENSPQGVKGIQERGFSVTDSKEAVPKSDVIILAVPDTLIQVVSKDIVELMTPNTTLMILDPAAAVAKELALRDDCTFVVVHPCHPSYFLDQDTPEARQDYFGGVAGKQDIVMAKIQGDDDNFAKARKIGEIMFAPVLHSYVMSVRDIAFLEPTLVEILGATTLYAMAETVKEAERRGIPRAAAESFLSGHIYNLSANFLGKLNAKVSDACMVAIELGNQLVLREDWKKIWEDDVLDASIQAMLHPNKK, from the coding sequence ATGTGTGAAAAAATTGTAGTAAGTGTAATTGGTGCAGGCGGAAAAATGGGAACACGGGTGAGTAATAATTTAGCGAAACATGCAACGGAGATTACAATGCATTTATGTGAAAACTCTCCGCAAGGTGTGAAGGGCATTCAAGAACGCGGTTTTTCTGTTACGGATAGTAAGGAAGCTGTACCAAAGAGTGATGTCATTATTTTAGCTGTTCCAGATACCTTGATTCAGGTAGTTTCAAAAGATATTGTCGAATTAATGACACCAAATACTACGTTAATGATTTTGGATCCAGCGGCTGCAGTCGCGAAAGAATTGGCTTTGCGCGATGATTGTACATTTGTTGTGGTGCATCCATGCCATCCATCTTATTTTCTCGATCAAGATACACCGGAAGCACGACAGGATTATTTTGGCGGAGTTGCAGGAAAACAAGATATCGTTATGGCAAAAATCCAAGGCGATGATGACAATTTTGCCAAAGCGAGAAAAATTGGTGAGATTATGTTTGCACCAGTCCTGCATAGTTATGTGATGAGTGTCAGAGACATAGCTTTTTTAGAACCGACACTTGTGGAAATTTTAGGTGCTACGACACTTTATGCTATGGCTGAAACAGTAAAAGAGGCAGAACGGCGTGGAATACCTAGGGCGGCTGCAGAATCCTTCCTTTCGGGTCATATCTATAATTTAAGTGCAAATTTCTTAGGAAAATTAAATGCAAAAGTATCGGATGCCTGTATGGTGGCAATTGAACTAGGAAATCAGTTGGTGCTTCGAGAAGATTGGAAGAAAATTTGGGAAGATGATGTTTTGGATGCAAGTATTCAAGCGATGTTACATCCAAATAAAAAGTAG
- a CDS encoding FadR/GntR family transcriptional regulator, with protein sequence MEEKDRKGNLASIFEPKERESSVNYVINNIKDSLLAQQIMPGEKLPSEMELAKLLSVSRGSIREAMKILAAFGIIEIKRGDGTYVTKDFEGKVIFDPLLFSFILSQPAFEELKELRLMLEKYIVRLAIRNQTEQDIAVLKECNLELRSLKHAQENMSEEDLNALLECDLKFHYILAKIAKNRLIEKIYLFVLEYFKPYIKESMKNQIYFTFTSSSSHEKILAAMEKDDRALAELAVEASIEDWGKLMFK encoded by the coding sequence ATGGAAGAAAAGGATAGAAAGGGAAATTTGGCAAGCATATTTGAACCAAAGGAACGGGAGTCTTCCGTAAATTATGTGATCAATAACATAAAAGATTCATTATTGGCACAGCAAATTATGCCGGGCGAGAAACTGCCTTCGGAAATGGAACTGGCGAAACTCTTATCAGTTAGCAGAGGTTCTATTCGTGAGGCTATGAAAATTTTAGCAGCCTTTGGCATTATAGAAATAAAACGCGGAGATGGAACGTATGTAACAAAAGACTTCGAGGGGAAGGTTATTTTTGATCCTTTATTATTCAGTTTTATTTTATCGCAGCCGGCATTCGAGGAGTTAAAAGAACTTAGACTTATGCTGGAAAAGTATATTGTTCGCCTTGCGATACGCAATCAAACCGAGCAAGATATTGCAGTATTAAAGGAATGTAACCTTGAATTAAGAAGCTTGAAACATGCACAGGAAAACATGAGTGAGGAAGATCTCAATGCGTTATTGGAATGTGATTTAAAGTTTCACTATATTCTCGCGAAAATAGCAAAAAATAGGTTGATTGAGAAAATTTACTTATTTGTTTTAGAGTATTTTAAACCATATATTAAAGAGAGTATGAAAAATCAAATTTATTTTACCTTTACTTCCAGTTCATCGCATGAAAAAATATTGGCTGCGATGGAGAAAGATGATCGTGCGCTGGCTGAATTAGCCGTAGAGGCTTCTATTGAGGATTGGGGAAAACTCATGTTCAAATAG
- a CDS encoding D-2-hydroxyacid dehydrogenase codes for MKAVVLDGYALNPGDLSWGTLEALCETVVYERTAYDTTNLELITQRIGDAEVVYTNKTPLPKAVIDAAPNLKFIGVLATGYNVVDVEAAKAKNIAVTNIPTYGTDSVAQMAIALLLEMCHHVGEHNRAVHKGDWEHNADWCFWNYPLIELAGKTIGIVGFGRIGQAVGRIAQALGMKVLAFDKHKIAELESAVLQYADLDEIFKSADVISLHCPLFEETKGMINRTNISKMKDGVMIINNSRGPLIVEADLAEALKSGKVAMAALDVVSTEPIQGDNPLLGLKNCIITPHISWAPKESRQRLMDIAVDNLKSFIAGSPKNLVR; via the coding sequence ATGAAAGCGGTTGTTTTGGATGGATATGCATTGAATCCGGGGGATTTGTCATGGGGGACACTGGAAGCATTATGTGAAACCGTTGTGTATGAACGAACAGCATATGATACCACAAATTTAGAGCTGATTACCCAAAGAATCGGGGATGCTGAGGTCGTGTACACCAATAAAACGCCTTTGCCTAAAGCGGTGATTGATGCAGCACCAAACCTTAAGTTTATTGGTGTTTTGGCAACTGGATACAATGTTGTAGATGTAGAAGCGGCAAAGGCAAAAAATATTGCAGTTACCAATATTCCTACATATGGAACAGATTCAGTAGCACAGATGGCGATTGCTTTGTTATTGGAAATGTGTCACCATGTCGGAGAACATAATCGTGCTGTGCATAAAGGTGACTGGGAACATAATGCAGATTGGTGTTTTTGGAATTATCCGTTGATTGAGCTAGCTGGAAAGACGATTGGCATTGTTGGCTTTGGGCGAATTGGTCAAGCTGTAGGCAGAATTGCACAAGCTTTAGGGATGAAAGTACTGGCATTTGATAAGCACAAAATTGCAGAGCTAGAAAGTGCTGTACTGCAGTATGCAGACCTGGATGAGATTTTTAAATCAGCAGATGTGATTAGCTTACATTGTCCGTTATTTGAAGAAACGAAAGGTATGATCAATCGCACCAATATTAGTAAAATGAAGGATGGTGTAATGATTATCAATAATTCACGCGGCCCGTTGATTGTCGAAGCTGATTTAGCTGAAGCGCTGAAAAGCGGCAAAGTAGCAATGGCGGCTTTGGATGTCGTATCGACAGAACCGATCCAAGGCGACAATCCATTGCTTGGATTAAAAAATTGCATCATCACACCGCATATTTCTTGGGCACCGAAAGAATCAAGGCAAAGACTTATGGATATAGCCGTTGATAATTTAAAGAGTTTTATTGCTGGTTCACCAAAAAATCTAGTACGTTAA
- a CDS encoding AraC family transcriptional regulator, with translation MLQTIIVHRIVKQKKSKLDYIERHTHTFFHYIYGLSGTAKVVIDQTECIATAKSLIMIPPETPHEIYGIDEFLSFDIKFQCCEELSEKLKSIQGPFKHKVNDYIDFQIKEMFHEGIQSQSFYQDIINAKMTEVLLYILRASQETQEAITPTEYITTSIRYKNYPQIQTIMPAINYINEHINEPLRIKELAKLCNYTENYFSTYFKNCMGIAPIKYIHAKKIAMAKSLLISTDLKITQISEKLGFENIHYFSRIFKQIIGITPKAYLDRTKMKLDTSLNIVNSAYTPSGEYEIPLKRKPESSHAKL, from the coding sequence ATGCTACAAACTATTATTGTCCATCGTATTGTAAAGCAAAAGAAATCCAAACTCGATTATATCGAACGCCATACACATACTTTTTTTCATTATATTTACGGTTTAAGTGGCACAGCGAAAGTTGTTATAGATCAAACGGAATGTATCGCAACTGCCAAAAGCCTTATTATGATTCCTCCGGAAACACCGCATGAAATATACGGTATTGATGAATTTCTAAGTTTTGATATAAAATTCCAATGCTGCGAAGAGCTTTCTGAAAAACTCAAATCTATTCAAGGGCCATTCAAACATAAAGTGAATGATTACATTGACTTTCAAATCAAAGAAATGTTTCATGAAGGTATCCAATCACAAAGTTTTTATCAAGATATCATCAATGCTAAAATGACCGAAGTTCTGCTTTATATTTTGCGTGCTTCACAAGAAACGCAAGAAGCTATCACACCAACAGAATATATAACCACTTCAATTCGGTACAAAAATTATCCGCAAATACAAACGATTATGCCGGCAATCAATTATATCAACGAGCACATCAACGAACCTTTACGAATTAAAGAATTAGCAAAACTCTGCAATTATACTGAGAACTATTTTTCTACGTATTTTAAAAATTGCATGGGAATCGCGCCTATTAAATACATTCATGCAAAAAAAATTGCGATGGCAAAATCCTTGCTCATCTCAACTGATTTAAAGATTACACAAATTTCAGAAAAATTAGGCTTCGAAAACATTCATTATTTCAGCCGTATATTCAAACAAATCATCGGAATCACACCCAAGGCATATCTTGATCGCACAAAAATGAAACTAGATACCAGCCTAAATATCGTAAATAGTGCCTATACGCCTTCCGGTGAATACGAAATTCCATTAAAAAGGAAACCGGAATCATCACATGCCAAATTGTAA
- a CDS encoding dihydrodipicolinate synthase family protein: protein MAKEIIGVIPPIITPVDEKENVDEKGLRLLIRRCIDTGIHGIFVAGSNGETMALTQKERNRAIKITLDETKDAVPVLSGVMDASTRRVIENIKELEQMGGKVAVVTPVFYARHATQDETIRHFEEIARHTEIDLMIYNIPPFTGQTLTPQTIFKIAEIDKVIGYKDTTGRLPDFLACLDHFKGTDFVLHQGATNLAAVSLLMGADGYIPSMAPLYPKPFIKLFEYGQKGDVEKTKYYDQIVGMTSAIWPMAKSQTASTKYALSKLGFHHRVVQPSEPITEDQMKAIDSKIAEIETYLAAQNLLD, encoded by the coding sequence ATGGCAAAGGAAATTATCGGTGTAATTCCACCAATTATCACACCAGTAGATGAGAAGGAAAATGTGGATGAAAAGGGATTACGATTATTAATTCGCAGATGTATTGACACAGGAATTCATGGTATTTTCGTAGCAGGCTCCAATGGAGAAACGATGGCGCTTACACAAAAGGAAAGAAATCGTGCGATTAAAATTACCTTAGATGAAACAAAAGACGCAGTACCTGTCCTTAGTGGTGTAATGGATGCAAGTACAAGACGTGTAATTGAAAACATTAAAGAATTAGAACAAATGGGTGGTAAAGTTGCTGTTGTAACTCCTGTTTTCTATGCACGTCATGCAACGCAGGATGAAACAATCCGTCATTTTGAAGAAATTGCACGTCATACGGAAATCGATTTGATGATTTATAATATTCCACCTTTTACGGGGCAAACGCTTACCCCACAAACGATCTTTAAGATTGCTGAAATTGATAAAGTAATTGGCTATAAAGATACAACTGGGCGTCTACCGGATTTCCTTGCTTGTTTAGATCATTTTAAAGGCACAGATTTCGTTTTGCATCAAGGTGCTACGAATTTGGCTGCAGTCAGTCTTTTGATGGGAGCAGATGGTTATATTCCATCTATGGCACCACTGTATCCAAAACCTTTCATTAAACTTTTTGAATATGGTCAAAAAGGCGATGTAGAAAAAACGAAGTATTATGATCAAATCGTTGGTATGACTTCCGCAATTTGGCCAATGGCAAAAAGTCAAACAGCATCAACAAAATATGCATTGAGTAAATTAGGATTCCATCATCGTGTAGTTCAGCCATCGGAACCGATCACCGAGGATCAGATGAAAGCAATTGACAGCAAAATAGCGGAAATTGAGACTTATTTAGCTGCGCAAAATCTGCTTGATTAA
- a CDS encoding hydroxyacid dehydrogenase translates to MAKTVLMSHALYETGMAVLKENAEVIVANNSDMQAVLDDLKKADGLILRVGKITREIMEACPNLKVIARPGVGVDNVDMKAATELGIPVVIAPGTNKRSVAEHAVGMAYAITKNIVESHTETSKGNFNIRNKYMAIELERHHVGIVGFGNIGRETAKIFANNEMQVHVYDPFVAKEVVEEEYHYVYHADLADLLKVCDVISLHMPSLPETRNMLNTERFAQMKDGIFIVNCARGDIIDEDALYDALKSGKVAGAAVDVLCSEPMDTSSKLFSLPNFIATPHMAALTQESADRTSRLTVEGTLAVLRGEKWDKVANKEVYQHKRWQENK, encoded by the coding sequence ATGGCAAAAACAGTGCTAATGTCACATGCTTTATATGAGACGGGCATGGCTGTACTAAAAGAAAATGCCGAAGTTATTGTTGCTAACAACAGTGATATGCAGGCGGTTTTAGATGATTTAAAAAAAGCGGATGGCCTTATCCTCCGTGTTGGAAAAATCACACGTGAAATTATGGAAGCATGTCCGAATCTTAAGGTAATTGCCCGCCCTGGTGTCGGCGTAGATAATGTAGATATGAAGGCGGCTACAGAACTTGGCATTCCAGTAGTCATTGCACCGGGAACGAATAAACGATCCGTTGCTGAACATGCTGTTGGGATGGCGTATGCGATCACGAAAAATATTGTAGAAAGCCACACGGAAACAAGCAAAGGAAATTTTAACATACGCAATAAATATATGGCAATTGAACTTGAACGGCATCATGTGGGGATTGTAGGTTTTGGTAACATCGGCAGAGAGACAGCAAAAATATTTGCTAATAATGAAATGCAGGTGCACGTCTATGATCCGTTTGTAGCGAAAGAAGTCGTTGAGGAAGAATATCACTACGTTTATCATGCAGATTTGGCAGATTTACTGAAAGTATGTGATGTGATATCTCTGCATATGCCTTCCTTGCCGGAAACACGCAATATGCTGAACACTGAACGCTTTGCTCAGATGAAAGACGGTATTTTTATTGTAAATTGCGCACGTGGCGATATCATTGACGAAGATGCTTTATATGACGCTTTAAAGAGTGGCAAAGTGGCTGGTGCAGCAGTAGATGTTTTATGCTCCGAACCTATGGATACATCCAGTAAACTCTTTAGTTTACCTAATTTCATCGCTACACCGCATATGGCTGCACTTACACAAGAGAGTGCGGATCGTACCTCTAGATTGACAGTAGAGGGTACTTTAGCCGTACTGCGAGGCGAAAAATGGGATAAAGTAGCGAATAAAGAAGTGTATCAGCATAAACGCTGGCAAGAAAATAAGTGA
- a CDS encoding MFS transporter has protein sequence MDQEVKIPNKRWMYIIPATIILYIMTFMDRMNISFAIAGGMREELGLSMTIAGLAAGIFFIGYIFLQIPGGYIAENKSAKHFITFTIIGWGTLTIINGFVTEEWELLVIRFLLGFVEGGVYPAILVILGNWFPENEIGRANAMFMTSTSLAAIITNPVSGWIVENYHWQWLFWGEGVVSLLLIFIWLPLIEDTPEKAKWLSDEEKNYLVSTLKKEKELAVEEMKKNHVKVSWKELLLDKNMWLLILIFNCGMIGAYGFNLWLPTILKNLTKMGMTNVGLLSVLPYITSIIGLYVIGYFSDKTQNRKLFTALPLVCFGVGLWLSTIFSDNTWVSFFIIIMTGTFIKSMPSSFWTMVPMLFPPGSIGAIRGFINALGNLGSFAGPYMVGLITSTYGIQYGLYSLVGFLFLGAFLVIFLPAKTAGK, from the coding sequence GTGGATCAGGAAGTAAAAATTCCGAATAAAAGATGGATGTATATTATACCTGCTACAATTATATTGTATATCATGACTTTTATGGATCGGATGAATATAAGTTTTGCCATTGCCGGGGGAATGCGTGAGGAACTTGGGCTGAGTATGACAATCGCCGGCCTGGCAGCAGGAATTTTCTTTATTGGTTATATATTTTTGCAAATTCCGGGCGGTTATATTGCGGAAAATAAAAGCGCCAAACATTTTATTACGTTTACGATTATTGGTTGGGGTACGCTGACAATCATCAATGGATTTGTCACAGAGGAATGGGAATTACTTGTTATTCGATTCCTATTAGGCTTTGTAGAAGGTGGCGTTTACCCTGCCATACTTGTTATCTTAGGAAATTGGTTCCCGGAAAATGAAATTGGTCGAGCAAATGCAATGTTTATGACGAGTACTTCGCTTGCTGCAATTATTACAAATCCTGTTTCTGGATGGATCGTAGAGAACTATCATTGGCAATGGTTATTTTGGGGTGAAGGGGTCGTATCTTTACTTTTGATTTTCATCTGGCTGCCATTGATTGAAGATACACCGGAAAAAGCAAAATGGTTATCTGATGAAGAAAAAAATTATTTAGTTTCTACGTTGAAGAAAGAAAAAGAGCTTGCTGTTGAGGAAATGAAGAAAAATCATGTAAAAGTATCTTGGAAAGAGCTGCTGTTAGACAAAAATATGTGGCTGCTTATCCTAATCTTCAACTGCGGCATGATTGGTGCATATGGATTTAATCTCTGGCTGCCAACCATTTTGAAAAACCTTACGAAGATGGGGATGACAAATGTCGGATTACTCAGTGTTCTGCCATATATAACTTCAATTATTGGTTTGTATGTGATCGGATACTTTTCTGATAAAACACAAAATCGTAAATTGTTTACAGCACTGCCGCTCGTTTGCTTTGGGGTGGGGTTATGGTTGTCCACGATATTTTCTGATAATACTTGGGTATCTTTTTTTATCATCATCATGACGGGTACCTTTATAAAGTCGATGCCGTCTTCTTTCTGGACGATGGTGCCAATGTTGTTCCCGCCGGGGTCAATTGGCGCGATCAGAGGCTTTATTAATGCACTTGGAAACTTGGGCAGTTTTGCCGGGCCATATATGGTTGGACTGATCACGAGTACGTATGGAATTCAGTATGGCTTATACAGTCTAGTCGGCTTTTTATTCTTGGGTGCCTTTTTGGTTATTTTTCTACCGGCAAAAACAGCGGGAAAATAA